In a genomic window of Spirosoma agri:
- a CDS encoding M20/M25/M40 family metallo-hydrolase, translating into MKSLLLCLLLLATAPTFGQEPSAKRISRHIEKLASDHMQGRGTGSPENAKAAAYIARNFKKLGLTPLGTDGYYQPFTAKIRRIVVPDSLRKATNVIGFLDNGAPYTIVIGAHYDHLGLGRQGSSLETQPEGKIHNGADDNASGVAGLLETARYFSGNGVKEPYNFLFMAFGAEELGLQGSRYFLNNPTLPLAKMNCMICMDMIGRYNPERGVGIGGYGTSDAWPTVFKGVESPIKFFTDRPGNGGSDNAAFYAKQIPVLFFHTGGHPDYHKPTDDPDKIDAKAEEAILRLEIKLLENATQQPKMNFTTVQ; encoded by the coding sequence ATGAAATCACTTCTACTCTGTCTGTTACTATTGGCGACGGCCCCTACCTTCGGACAGGAACCATCGGCGAAACGCATCAGCCGACACATCGAAAAACTCGCTTCGGATCATATGCAGGGTCGGGGAACCGGCAGTCCTGAAAACGCGAAAGCGGCTGCCTACATCGCCCGCAACTTCAAAAAGCTGGGCCTGACACCGCTGGGAACCGATGGTTACTACCAACCGTTCACGGCTAAGATCAGGCGAATCGTCGTTCCTGACAGCTTGCGTAAAGCAACCAATGTGATCGGTTTTCTGGATAACGGCGCTCCCTATACCATCGTCATCGGTGCGCACTACGACCATTTGGGCCTGGGACGGCAGGGCAGTTCGCTGGAAACACAGCCCGAAGGCAAAATTCATAATGGCGCCGACGACAATGCGTCGGGCGTAGCCGGACTGCTGGAAACAGCCCGGTACTTCTCTGGCAATGGCGTGAAAGAGCCGTATAATTTTTTATTTATGGCCTTCGGGGCGGAGGAATTGGGCTTGCAGGGCTCCCGCTATTTCCTGAACAATCCGACGCTGCCTTTGGCGAAAATGAACTGCATGATCTGCATGGATATGATTGGTCGGTATAATCCCGAGCGGGGCGTGGGCATTGGTGGATACGGAACGAGCGATGCCTGGCCAACTGTCTTTAAGGGTGTCGAGAGCCCGATCAAATTTTTCACCGATCGACCGGGCAACGGCGGATCGGACAATGCGGCTTTTTATGCCAAACAGATTCCGGTTCTGTTTTTCCATACCGGCGGCCACCCCGACTACCACAAGCCCACCGACGACCCCGACAAAATTGACGCCAAAGCCGAAGAAGCCATTCTCCGTTTAGAGATCAAGCTTCTCGAAAACGCCACGCAGCAACCCAAGATGAATTTCACTACCGTGCAGTAG
- a CDS encoding aspartate carbamoyltransferase catalytic subunit, whose protein sequence is MAQSLSVRHLVGIKDLTESDIQLILETARQFKEVINRPIKKVPSLRDVTIANVFFENSTRTRLSFELAEKRLSADVVNFSASGSSVKKGETLLDTVNNILAMKVDMVVMRHSSPGAPHYLTKHINANVVNAGDGTHEHPTQALLDSFSIREKLGDVAGKRIAIIGDITHSRVALSNIFCLQKQGADVMVCGPKTLIPKYIDALGVKVSHDVRAALDWCDVANVLRIQLERQQIKYFPSLREYSLYFGISKQMLDDLDRPIVLMHPGPINRGVELTSDAADSSHSIILDQVENGVAVRMAVLYLLAQL, encoded by the coding sequence ATGGCCCAATCTCTCAGCGTCCGCCATTTGGTGGGCATAAAAGACCTGACCGAATCTGATATTCAGCTCATTCTGGAAACGGCCAGACAGTTTAAAGAAGTCATCAACCGCCCCATCAAGAAAGTACCGTCGCTGCGTGATGTGACCATTGCCAACGTTTTTTTCGAGAATTCGACCCGAACCCGACTCTCCTTCGAGCTGGCCGAAAAACGGTTATCAGCCGATGTGGTTAACTTCTCGGCGTCGGGCAGTTCGGTCAAAAAAGGCGAAACGCTGCTGGATACGGTCAATAATATTCTGGCCATGAAGGTCGATATGGTCGTCATGCGGCACAGCAGCCCCGGCGCTCCCCATTACCTCACCAAACATATCAACGCTAATGTCGTCAATGCAGGCGACGGCACACACGAACACCCCACACAGGCCCTGCTCGACTCGTTCTCAATCCGCGAGAAACTTGGCGACGTAGCGGGTAAGCGCATTGCCATCATCGGCGACATCACGCACTCGCGCGTGGCCCTTTCCAATATTTTTTGTTTGCAGAAACAGGGCGCTGACGTGATGGTTTGTGGGCCTAAAACGCTCATTCCGAAATACATCGACGCGCTGGGCGTTAAAGTTAGTCACGACGTTCGGGCGGCTCTGGACTGGTGCGATGTGGCCAACGTACTGCGCATTCAGCTGGAGCGGCAGCAGATCAAATATTTCCCATCACTGCGCGAGTATTCGCTCTATTTCGGTATCTCCAAACAGATGCTTGACGACCTCGACCGACCTATTGTGCTGATGCATCCCGGTCCTATCAACCGGGGTGTTGAACTTACGTCCGATGCCGCTGATTCGTCGCACTCGATCATTCTGGATCAGGTCGAAAACGGGGTTGCCGTCCGAATGGCGGTGCTGTATCTGCTGGCGCAATTGTAG
- a CDS encoding vWA domain-containing protein — protein sequence MKGFQFSDYVPPEQKEGSKFDQLLNIFQQLLLLTSGDVEQAMSWMSQLDRQYGLTDDKYGIGNFFDELKEKGYLTEDNEEGKIVMTPKSEQTIRRAALEEIFGKLKRSKSGGNHNTPYTGTGDELSSDLRTYQFGDTLEQISMTESIKNAQINSGVDEFRLMERDLEVTEKEQKSQTSTVLMIDISHSMILYGEDRITPAKKVALALVELIKLKYPKDTLDIVVFGNDAWQIQAKELPYLEVGPYHTNTVAGLELSMDLLRRRKNKNKQIFMITDGKPTCLKEGIKYYKNSFGLDRKVVSKTLTLAAQCRRLEIPITTFMIASDPYLKQFVQEFTKVNNGRAYYSGLQGLGNMMFEDFQRNRRKNIK from the coding sequence ATGAAAGGCTTTCAATTTTCCGATTACGTACCACCCGAACAGAAGGAAGGCAGCAAATTTGACCAACTGCTCAATATATTTCAGCAGCTCCTGCTGCTCACTTCCGGCGACGTGGAGCAGGCCATGTCGTGGATGAGCCAGCTCGACCGGCAGTACGGTCTGACCGACGACAAATACGGCATCGGCAACTTCTTCGATGAGCTGAAGGAAAAAGGCTACCTGACCGAAGACAATGAAGAAGGCAAAATCGTGATGACGCCGAAAAGCGAACAAACGATCCGCCGGGCTGCCCTCGAAGAGATTTTTGGTAAACTCAAACGGTCTAAATCGGGTGGCAACCACAACACACCGTATACCGGCACGGGCGACGAACTAAGCAGCGACCTCCGTACCTACCAGTTTGGCGATACGCTAGAGCAAATTTCCATGACGGAATCCATCAAGAACGCCCAGATTAACAGTGGTGTCGATGAGTTTCGGCTGATGGAGCGCGACCTGGAGGTAACGGAAAAAGAGCAGAAATCGCAGACCTCAACGGTGCTGATGATTGATATTAGCCACTCGATGATCCTGTACGGCGAAGACCGGATTACGCCCGCTAAGAAAGTGGCGCTCGCACTGGTCGAATTGATCAAATTAAAATACCCGAAAGACACGCTCGACATTGTTGTTTTTGGGAATGATGCATGGCAGATTCAGGCGAAAGAATTGCCCTATCTGGAAGTCGGTCCGTACCACACCAATACGGTAGCCGGGCTGGAATTATCCATGGACCTGCTACGTCGGCGGAAGAACAAGAACAAGCAGATTTTCATGATCACCGATGGTAAGCCAACCTGCCTGAAAGAAGGGATCAAGTATTACAAAAACTCGTTCGGTCTCGACCGTAAAGTCGTTAGCAAGACGTTGACCCTGGCGGCACAATGCCGTCGGCTGGAGATTCCGATCACCACGTTTATGATTGCCTCCGATCCCTACCTGAAGCAATTCGTACAGGAGTTTACGAAGGTCAACAACGGGCGGGCCTATTACAGCGGGTTGCAGGGTCTCGGCAACATGATGTTTGAAGATTTCCAGCGGAATCGCCGGAAGAACATCAAGTAA
- a CDS encoding heavy metal-binding domain-containing protein, translated as MLITTTPNIEGKHITKYVGLVNGEAIIGANLVKDFFTSIRDVVGGHSGAYVQALREAKSIALKEMIDQATRLGANAIIGVDLDYQTIGSNGAMLMVSANGTAVIME; from the coding sequence ATGCTTATAACCACTACGCCCAACATAGAAGGCAAACACATCACTAAATACGTCGGTCTGGTCAACGGCGAAGCCATCATCGGGGCCAATCTGGTCAAAGATTTCTTTACCAGTATCCGGGATGTGGTCGGTGGTCACTCCGGCGCTTACGTTCAGGCCCTTCGTGAAGCGAAAAGCATTGCGCTTAAGGAAATGATCGATCAGGCTACGCGGCTGGGTGCCAATGCCATTATCGGCGTTGACCTGGACTATCAAACCATCGGTTCAAACGGGGCTATGCTTATGGTCAGCGCCAACGGTACGGCGGTAATCATGGAATAG
- a CDS encoding S9 family peptidase: MPGRQTHWSTDGNAFASIEQGDLVRTDIRTGRKTPLITKDKFRRPGSDQPLVITDFTFTPDSTQLLLFTNTARVWRYNTRGDYYLLNRASGQLRQIGSGPSALPAQSMMYAKFSPDGKKVGFVSDHNIFVEDVATGQRTQLTTDGTRKRINGTFDWAYEEEFDCRDGFRWSPDSKRIAYWQVDATKIKDYLMLNTTDSIYSYVIPVEYPKVGESPSPTRIGIVSAAGGATNWLAIPGDPQQHYLTRMEWFPTTDAIIVQQLNRKQNESKLFVCNPSTGSAAVIATETDKAWIDNKDRWNPAGPAGWEWLNGGKAFIWVSEKDGWRHIYRVTSDGKQEVLLTPGSYDISTINHIDEASNLVYFIASPENTNQRYLYRTRLDGKGKAERVTPAGLAGTHGYSISPNGRLAAHTFTNYQTPPAREWISLPDHKPVSESESIASRVKPMAKTNVNFFTLKTEDGTNLDGWMAKPTDFDSTKKYPVVFYVYGEPASSTVNDVFSVGSNNMFLGDMAKAGYIYVALDNRGTPNLKGAAWRKSIYRQIGRINIRDQAMGAKKLFSQHAYMDTSRVAVWGWSGGGSTTLHLLFQYPDIYKTGISIAAVGNQLFYDNIYQERFMGLPQENREDFVAGSPITYAKNLKGNLLYIHGTGDDNVHYDNAEVLINELVKYNKPFQMMAYPNRTHSISEGPGTSQHLRTLYTNYLLQHCPPGAR, from the coding sequence ATTCCCGGTCGCCAGACGCACTGGTCAACGGATGGGAATGCCTTCGCTTCTATCGAGCAAGGCGATCTGGTCAGAACGGATATTCGTACGGGTCGTAAAACGCCACTGATTACGAAAGACAAGTTCCGTCGCCCCGGTTCGGATCAACCACTGGTCATTACCGATTTTACGTTTACACCCGACAGTACTCAGCTACTTTTGTTCACGAACACGGCGCGCGTCTGGCGTTACAACACGCGGGGCGATTATTACCTGCTCAACCGGGCGAGTGGTCAACTTCGTCAAATAGGTTCGGGGCCTTCTGCCCTACCCGCGCAATCGATGATGTACGCGAAATTCTCTCCGGATGGCAAGAAAGTCGGCTTCGTCAGTGATCACAATATCTTTGTGGAGGATGTAGCCACCGGACAGCGTACCCAGTTGACGACTGATGGTACCCGCAAACGCATCAACGGCACGTTCGACTGGGCCTATGAGGAAGAATTTGACTGCCGCGATGGGTTCCGGTGGAGTCCCGACAGCAAACGCATTGCGTACTGGCAGGTAGATGCCACCAAAATCAAGGACTACCTGATGCTGAACACCACCGACTCCATTTATTCGTATGTGATACCGGTGGAATATCCCAAGGTTGGTGAGAGTCCATCCCCTACTCGTATTGGCATTGTATCGGCAGCGGGCGGTGCCACCAACTGGCTGGCCATTCCCGGCGACCCGCAGCAGCATTACCTGACCCGGATGGAGTGGTTCCCTACCACCGATGCCATCATTGTTCAGCAGCTTAACCGAAAACAGAACGAGAGTAAACTGTTCGTCTGTAATCCATCAACCGGCTCGGCGGCTGTCATTGCGACCGAAACCGACAAGGCCTGGATCGACAATAAAGATCGCTGGAATCCGGCGGGTCCCGCTGGCTGGGAATGGCTCAACGGCGGTAAAGCCTTCATCTGGGTCTCCGAAAAAGACGGCTGGCGGCATATTTACCGCGTCACCAGCGACGGCAAACAGGAAGTGCTGCTGACACCAGGATCGTACGACATTTCGACAATTAACCACATCGACGAAGCCAGTAATCTGGTTTATTTCATTGCGTCACCCGAAAACACGAACCAGCGGTATCTGTATCGCACCCGACTGGACGGTAAGGGGAAAGCGGAGCGCGTAACACCGGCAGGACTAGCCGGTACGCACGGCTATTCGATCTCGCCCAACGGTCGGTTGGCAGCGCACACGTTTACCAATTACCAGACCCCACCGGCCCGCGAATGGATCAGCTTACCCGATCATAAGCCGGTCAGTGAATCGGAAAGTATCGCGTCGCGGGTCAAGCCGATGGCTAAAACAAACGTCAACTTTTTTACCCTGAAGACCGAAGACGGCACCAACCTGGACGGCTGGATGGCGAAACCAACCGATTTCGACAGCACGAAAAAATACCCGGTCGTTTTTTACGTCTACGGTGAACCCGCCAGCAGTACCGTGAACGATGTCTTTTCGGTGGGCAGCAACAACATGTTCCTGGGCGATATGGCCAAAGCGGGCTACATCTACGTTGCCCTCGACAATCGGGGTACGCCAAACCTGAAAGGGGCAGCTTGGCGCAAATCGATCTACCGTCAGATTGGCCGGATCAACATCCGCGATCAGGCGATGGGTGCTAAGAAACTGTTTTCGCAACATGCATACATGGACACCAGCCGCGTGGCCGTGTGGGGCTGGAGCGGGGGCGGTTCGACAACGTTGCATCTGTTGTTTCAATACCCGGACATTTACAAAACCGGCATTTCCATTGCCGCGGTGGGCAACCAGCTCTTCTACGACAATATTTATCAGGAACGGTTCATGGGTCTGCCGCAGGAAAACCGCGAGGATTTTGTGGCCGGATCGCCCATTACCTACGCCAAAAATCTAAAGGGCAATCTACTGTATATCCACGGTACGGGCGATGACAATGTGCATTACGACAACGCCGAAGTACTTATCAATGAACTGGTTAAATACAACAAGCCCTTTCAGATGATGGCCTACCCCAACCGGACACACAGCATTTCCGAAGGGCCGGGCACCTCGCAGCATTTACGTACGCTGTACACTAATTACCTTTTGCAACACTGCCCTCCGGGAGCCCGTTAA
- a CDS encoding CocE/NonD family hydrolase, with translation MKHISLLSRLAFVLVLCVSQYAQAQEDILKKLQEIAVIEQKVMMPMRDGVRLATDIYRPKTDKPVPIIFSKTPYNFNGWGDGEQKPNAYQAALDAVKRGYAYVVQNERGKFFSEGDWDILGPPTTDGYDAFSWMAKQPWSNGKIGTYGCSSTAEWQMAVAALDHPSHAAMVPMGFGAGVGRVGPFMEQGNWYRGGAQQMLFTTWLYGTQTDAFARPNFPKTASSEDLTRVSRFYDLAPEMPKVDWAQGLKHLPVQDIIKNANGQKGIYEKMIVRKPNDPDWYKGGLYHDNMPFGVPSYWFVSWYDVSNGPNLALFNHVRKNATDPNVRDNQFLVIAPTLHCAYKRATENTIVGERSVGDARLDYDALIYGWFDHWLKGEANNVLKTTPRVRYYTMGVNKWQTSETWPPANAEMTTYYLSSGGHANSLYGDGKLTSKPVEKDEKPDAFAYDPAYPVPSYGGNVCCTGTAIQGGSFDQHQMETRQDILVYTTEPFAEGVELSGSIETTLYTASDAKDTDFTVKLIDVYPDGKAYNLDETILRARYRDGFDKEVWMAKGNVYKLNLSPMATSNYFAPGHRIRIEISSSNFPRFDRNMNTGGTNYDEVKGVVAHNQVFHSTKYPSQVRLPIVKK, from the coding sequence ATGAAGCACATTTCTTTATTGTCAAGACTGGCTTTTGTCCTCGTCTTGTGCGTCAGTCAGTATGCCCAGGCTCAGGAAGATATCCTGAAAAAACTACAGGAAATTGCCGTTATCGAGCAAAAAGTTATGATGCCCATGCGGGATGGCGTTCGGCTGGCAACGGACATCTACCGGCCCAAGACGGATAAACCGGTCCCGATCATTTTCTCTAAAACACCCTATAATTTTAACGGCTGGGGCGATGGCGAACAAAAACCGAACGCCTATCAGGCCGCGCTCGACGCCGTAAAACGCGGGTATGCCTACGTAGTCCAGAATGAACGGGGTAAGTTCTTTTCAGAGGGCGACTGGGACATTCTGGGCCCACCAACGACCGATGGGTACGATGCTTTTTCGTGGATGGCCAAACAGCCCTGGTCGAATGGAAAAATTGGCACCTACGGCTGCTCGTCTACCGCCGAATGGCAGATGGCCGTAGCTGCGCTGGATCACCCCTCCCACGCGGCCATGGTGCCGATGGGTTTTGGGGCTGGCGTGGGCCGGGTCGGTCCGTTTATGGAGCAGGGTAACTGGTATCGGGGCGGGGCGCAGCAGATGTTGTTTACCACCTGGCTATACGGCACCCAGACGGATGCATTCGCCCGCCCGAACTTTCCCAAAACGGCCAGCAGCGAAGACCTGACACGGGTATCGCGCTTTTACGACCTGGCTCCCGAGATGCCGAAAGTCGATTGGGCACAGGGGTTGAAACACTTACCCGTTCAGGATATCATCAAAAACGCGAATGGACAGAAAGGCATCTATGAGAAGATGATTGTCCGCAAACCCAATGACCCTGACTGGTACAAAGGTGGTCTTTACCACGACAATATGCCGTTTGGCGTTCCCAGCTACTGGTTTGTATCCTGGTACGACGTTTCAAACGGCCCGAATCTGGCCCTGTTCAACCATGTCCGTAAAAACGCTACCGACCCGAACGTGCGCGACAATCAGTTCCTCGTGATTGCGCCTACCCTGCACTGTGCCTATAAACGGGCTACCGAGAACACCATTGTTGGTGAGCGTAGTGTGGGCGATGCCCGGCTGGATTATGACGCACTTATCTACGGCTGGTTCGATCACTGGCTTAAAGGTGAGGCTAACAATGTGCTGAAAACTACGCCACGCGTCAGATACTACACGATGGGTGTTAATAAGTGGCAGACCTCGGAAACGTGGCCACCCGCCAATGCCGAAATGACTACCTATTACCTGTCCAGCGGTGGTCACGCCAATAGCCTATACGGGGATGGCAAACTCACGTCCAAACCCGTTGAAAAAGACGAGAAGCCGGATGCTTTCGCGTATGATCCGGCCTATCCGGTTCCGTCCTACGGGGGCAATGTCTGCTGCACGGGCACGGCGATTCAGGGTGGTTCGTTCGATCAGCACCAGATGGAAACGCGGCAGGATATTCTGGTGTATACAACCGAACCCTTTGCCGAAGGCGTTGAATTGTCTGGGTCGATCGAGACCACACTCTACACGGCATCGGATGCTAAAGACACGGACTTCACGGTCAAGCTGATCGATGTATATCCCGATGGCAAAGCCTATAATCTGGACGAGACCATTCTGCGCGCCCGTTACCGCGACGGTTTTGATAAAGAAGTCTGGATGGCGAAAGGAAACGTCTACAAGCTCAATCTGAGTCCGATGGCAACGAGTAATTATTTTGCACCGGGTCATCGGATACGGATCGAAATATCGAGCAGCAACTTCCCGCGTTTTGACCGCAATATGAACACGGGCGGCACGAATTATGACGAGGTGAAAGGCGTAGTAGCTCACAATCAGGTATTTCATTCGACCAAATACCCGTCGCAGGTGCGCCTGCCGATCGTAAAAAAGTAA
- a CDS encoding arylsulfatase has protein sequence MARFFFAILSVLSLCTCLKAQSRKPLRPNIIFILADDLGYGDVGVYGQKLIKTPNIDRLAAEGIRFTQFYAGTSVCAPSRSSLLTGQHTGHTYIRGNKEVQPEGQQPLADSVTTVAELLQKAGYKTAAFGKWGLGPVGSSGDPINQGFDRFYGYNCQALAHRAYPNHLWADERKIVLTANQNLQQTNDYAPDLIQKQALNFLAGQANKQPFFLFLPYTLPHAELVVPDDSIFAHYKGKFAEKPFKGADYGPDAKTGGYTSQAYSRATFAAMVTRLDMYVGQVLATLKANGLDRNTLVIFSSDNGPHTEGGADPAFFNSSGGFRGVKRDLYEGGIRVPLLARWPDGIKPGTKSDYIGAFWDLLPTFAELAGTPTPAHLDGLSIVPSLTGKGSQKKHEYLYWEFHEGGGRQAIRQGNWKAVRLQVSKEPNGTVELYNLSNDPAETQNLAAKYPGKANELGQLMKASHVASALFPFGGE, from the coding sequence ATGGCCAGATTTTTCTTCGCTATTCTCAGCGTCCTCTCCTTATGCACTTGCCTAAAAGCGCAAAGCAGAAAACCGCTTCGTCCCAATATCATTTTTATTCTGGCCGACGATCTGGGTTACGGCGATGTGGGGGTTTACGGGCAGAAGCTGATTAAAACGCCTAACATCGACCGACTTGCGGCAGAGGGCATTCGGTTTACGCAATTCTACGCGGGTACGTCGGTTTGTGCACCCTCGCGCTCTTCGCTGCTGACGGGGCAGCATACGGGCCATACGTACATCCGGGGCAACAAAGAAGTGCAACCCGAAGGGCAACAACCCCTTGCCGACTCGGTGACTACGGTGGCCGAACTTCTGCAAAAAGCCGGATACAAAACGGCGGCTTTCGGCAAATGGGGGCTGGGCCCGGTCGGTTCGTCGGGCGACCCAATAAACCAAGGTTTCGACCGCTTTTACGGCTACAATTGTCAGGCGCTGGCCCATCGTGCTTACCCGAATCATCTCTGGGCTGATGAACGAAAAATCGTGCTGACGGCCAACCAGAACCTTCAGCAAACGAACGACTACGCCCCCGACCTCATTCAAAAACAGGCGCTCAATTTTCTGGCCGGGCAGGCCAACAAGCAACCGTTCTTCCTGTTTCTCCCCTACACGTTACCCCACGCCGAACTGGTAGTTCCCGACGACAGTATTTTCGCTCACTACAAGGGCAAATTTGCCGAAAAACCATTCAAAGGAGCCGACTACGGACCCGATGCAAAAACGGGGGGTTATACTTCGCAGGCGTATTCAAGGGCAACCTTTGCCGCCATGGTAACCCGGCTCGATATGTACGTGGGGCAAGTGCTGGCCACATTAAAAGCAAATGGTCTAGATCGGAATACGCTCGTCATCTTCTCCAGCGACAACGGGCCACACACGGAAGGTGGGGCCGACCCAGCATTTTTCAACAGTAGCGGTGGCTTTCGTGGCGTTAAACGCGATCTGTACGAAGGTGGAATCCGTGTACCTTTGCTGGCCCGTTGGCCGGATGGTATCAAACCCGGCACCAAAAGCGATTACATCGGTGCATTCTGGGACTTGCTACCCACCTTTGCTGAACTGGCCGGTACGCCAACACCCGCTCATCTCGATGGACTATCGATCGTACCATCGCTGACGGGCAAGGGGTCGCAGAAAAAGCACGAGTACCTCTATTGGGAGTTTCACGAAGGGGGCGGCCGACAGGCTATTCGGCAGGGCAACTGGAAAGCGGTTCGTCTACAGGTTAGCAAAGAACCGAATGGGACCGTTGAACTCTATAACCTGTCGAACGATCCGGCTGAAACCCAGAACCTGGCGGCAAAATACCCCGGCAAAGCGAACGAACTCGGCCAGTTGATGAAGGCGTCGCATGTAGCATCTGCGCTGTTTCCATTTGGCGGGGAGTGA
- a CDS encoding serine hydrolase: MAAYVKQLPSPTRVSIATRSLTDSRKSFYYRADERVPSASVIKLPIMIEIMERVRAGLLDLDKMHSLLDSEKTGGDGVLKTYPHQRQVSYRDMLRLMLIQSDNTATNIFINELGRDAINRRIRQLGLTKTQLNRVMMDTLAARQGRENYVTAGEMNVLLEKIYRKQVATPNLCDQMIDILKQNEDTVTIPRLLPKGTVVAHKTGTLPYVRGDAAIVYARSEGNVEPFLLSVFVEGVSQFEAERIIGDVALVCHSYFSRQ, from the coding sequence TTGGCAGCTTACGTAAAACAACTGCCTTCGCCAACGCGCGTGAGCATCGCAACCAGATCACTGACCGACAGTCGTAAGTCGTTCTACTATCGAGCCGACGAGCGGGTGCCATCGGCGAGTGTGATCAAATTACCGATTATGATCGAAATCATGGAGCGCGTCAGGGCTGGCTTACTCGATCTGGATAAGATGCACAGCTTACTGGACTCTGAGAAAACCGGTGGCGACGGTGTCCTGAAAACTTACCCGCATCAACGTCAGGTCAGTTACCGGGACATGCTCCGCCTGATGCTCATTCAAAGCGACAACACAGCCACCAATATTTTCATCAACGAACTTGGGCGCGATGCCATCAACCGGCGTATCCGCCAGTTGGGGCTTACAAAAACTCAGCTCAATCGAGTCATGATGGATACGCTGGCAGCCCGGCAAGGGCGCGAGAACTACGTCACAGCGGGGGAGATGAACGTTCTGCTGGAAAAAATCTATCGAAAGCAGGTCGCCACACCCAACCTCTGCGACCAGATGATTGACATCCTGAAGCAAAACGAAGATACAGTAACGATTCCGCGCTTATTGCCAAAAGGCACGGTTGTAGCCCACAAAACCGGTACGCTACCTTACGTGCGGGGTGATGCCGCTATCGTATATGCCCGGTCGGAAGGCAACGTTGAACCGTTTCTGCTCTCCGTATTCGTGGAGGGTGTTTCCCAATTCGAAGCCGAGCGAATTATCGGCGACGTAGCGTTGGTCTGTCACTCTTATTTCTCGCGTCAATGA
- a CDS encoding uracil-DNA glycosylase family protein: MITFADKAIAYYNALAAPTNLPPEVGVMNPYQTPDVQRIVGEFYTRFYTDTTPRIFVLGINPGRFGAGVTGISFTTPQNLRRYCGIENDLRDTPELSSRFIYQVVDAFGGAAEFYSRFFLTSLFPLALTKAGKNYNFYDDRQTTETLWPAITETVRTQTGFGYDRRVAVCLGRKNETYLRRLNDQQGFFDRIVTLDHPRYILQYKSKDMPIYLETYIATLHDCLD; encoded by the coding sequence ATGATCACATTCGCCGATAAAGCCATTGCCTACTACAACGCGTTGGCTGCTCCGACCAATTTACCGCCCGAAGTTGGTGTTATGAACCCCTACCAAACGCCCGATGTGCAACGGATCGTTGGCGAATTTTATACCCGCTTCTATACCGATACGACGCCCCGCATTTTCGTATTGGGCATCAATCCCGGTCGGTTTGGGGCGGGGGTAACGGGCATTTCCTTCACAACCCCGCAAAACCTGCGTCGGTATTGCGGCATCGAAAACGACCTGCGCGATACGCCCGAATTATCGAGCCGGTTCATCTATCAGGTTGTCGACGCGTTCGGGGGCGCAGCGGAGTTTTACAGTCGTTTTTTCCTGACTTCGCTGTTCCCACTGGCGTTGACAAAAGCAGGGAAGAATTACAATTTCTACGACGACCGACAAACCACCGAAACGCTGTGGCCGGCCATTACTGAAACGGTTAGAACCCAAACGGGCTTCGGCTATGACCGACGCGTAGCCGTATGCCTGGGGCGCAAAAACGAAACGTATCTGCGTCGGCTCAACGATCAGCAAGGCTTCTTCGATCGTATCGTCACGCTCGATCATCCGCGTTATATTCTCCAGTACAAGTCGAAGGACATGCCGATCTATTTAGAAACGTACATAGCCACATTACATGATTGCCTGGATTAA